One Vicia villosa cultivar HV-30 ecotype Madison, WI unplaced genomic scaffold, Vvil1.0 ctg.000437F_1_1, whole genome shotgun sequence DNA segment encodes these proteins:
- the LOC131628259 gene encoding borneol dehydrogenase, mitochondrial-like — translation MATVPLASTTLRRLEGKVALITGGAGGIGEATVKLFSNHGAKVVIADIQDDKGHSICQELHKSSASYVHCDVTNENDIETAVNTTVSKFGKLDIMVNNAGITGPNKTNILENTLSEFQQVINVNLVGAFLGTKHASRVMIPAKRGTIINTASVAGNIGGTTNHAYTSSKHGIVGLTRNTAVELGPFGIRVNCVSPYIVLTPMAKKYLKVDDDGILGVYSNLKGTNLMPNDVAEANLYLGSDESKYVSGHNLIVDGGFTVVNNGFCVFGQSV, via the exons ATGGCAACCGTTCCTCTGGCTTCAACTACTCTAAGAAG GCTTGAGGGCAAGGTGGCTCTCATCACGGGTGGTGCGGGCGGCATCGGCGAAGCCACAGTAAAACTCTTCTCCAACCATGGAGCTAAAGTCGTTATAGCTGACATCCAAGATGACAAAGGTCACTCAATTTGTCAGGAATTACACAAATCATCAGCTTCTTATGTTCACTGCGACGTGACAAATGAAAACGACATAGAAACCGCAGTGAACACCACGGTTTCCAAGTTCGGTAAACTCGACATCATGGTAAACAACGCTGGCATAACCGGTCCGAACAAAACCAATATACTAGAAAACACGTTATCCGAATTTCAACAAGTGATTAACGTTAACTTGGTTGGTGCCTTTCTCGGAACAAAACACGCTTCAAGAGTAATGATCCCTGCTAAACGAGGTACCATAATTAACACAGCTAGTGTTGCTGGAAACATAGGTGGTACGACGAATCACGCTTACACAAGTTCAAAGCACGGCATAGTGGGGCTGACCAGAAATACTGCGGTCGAGCTTGGACCGTTTGGTATTCGGGTGAATTGTGTGTCGCCTTATATTGTTCTCACTCCGATGGCTAAGAAATACTTAAAGGTAGATGATGATGGGATTCTAGGGGTTTATTCTAACCTAAAGGGTACTAATCTTATGCCAAATGATGTGGCTGAAGCTAATCTCTACTTGGGAAGTGATGAATCTAAGTATGTTAGTGGTCATAATCTTATTGTTGATGGAGGATTTACAGTTGTaaacaatggattttgtgtcTTTGGACAATCTGTTTGA